GAAAGCAGAACATCCATGACTCGCTGGATCACGAGGTCGCTCTTGCCGCCGAAGTAGGCGCTCATCACCCCCATGATCGCCCCCACCGTCGCCCCGAAAATGGAGGCCGAGAACCCCACCAGCAATGCTGTCCGGGAACCATAAATAATCCGGCTCAAAATATCCCGACCATAGATGTCCGTCCCCAACCAGAATTTCGCTCCCGGCGCCTGCATCATGAGGTGATAGCGGGTTGTTAGCGGATCATAGGGGGCGAGGTAATCGGCCCCGATGGCCACCAGGACCATAACGACAACGACGGCCGCGCCGCAGGTCCCGAGCGGCTTTTGTCGGGTGAATCGGACGACTGCCTGAAGCCACATGGGCAACCCGGTCGGAACCCGCCGCCCCACCGCTGCCGCTGTCTCAACCCGGGTCTGGTTCGCTTCCACTTTCCTTCCCCGCTACCGATACCGAATCCGAGGATCCAGCCAGCCGTACAGGATGTCTATGACAAAGTTCACCAGGACAAACGTCACGGCGACCAGCAGGACCAACGTCTGGGTCATGGTGTAATCCCGCTGGGCGATGGACTGCACTAACAGCTTCCCGAGTCCGTTCAGATTGAAGACCTGCTCCGTGACCACGAGCCCCCCGATTAAGAAGGCAAACTCGAGCCCGATTACCGTGATCACCGGCAGCAGGGCGTTTTTCATCGCGTGGCGGGTGATGACCACCTTCTCCCATAACCCCTTGGCACGGGCCGTTCGGACGTAGTCCTCCCGTAACACTTCCAACATCGAGGATCGCATCATGCGCGTGGAGACGGCGGAATACCGGTACCCGACGGCCACGGCAGGCCAGACGATCTGCGAGAGATTCGCCCACGGATCGACCCAGATCGGCGTGTAAACCATCGGCGGGACCCACTGAAAGTAGATCAGCAGGAAGAGGATGATGAGAATCCCCAGCCAGAAAGAGGGCATGGATAATCCGGCAATGCTGAAGACCCGGACGGCGTAATCCACCCAGGTGTCCTGCTTCAGGGCCGCAAGCGTCCCCAACGGAATCGCAATGAGGATCGCCACCACGGTCGCCAGAATAGCGACCTCGAGGCTGAGCTCGAGCCGGATGCCGATCTCGTGGGAGATGGGGCGGCCCGTCCACATGGACGTTCCGAAATCCAGCCGCACAATCCCCCATATCCAGTTCACAAACTGCTGCCAGAGGGGCTTATCGAGGCCCAGCCGCGCCCGCTCCGTGGCCAGGACCTCTTCCGTGACGAAACCCCCTTCGCTGGTGAGTCTCAGCTCGACGACGTCACCTGGAATCACCCGCATGAGGAGGAAGATGAAGACCGCGACCCCGAGAAGGGTCGGGATCATCAAGAGGAACCGCTTGATGATATATCGTTGCATTGCCTCTCAAAAAGAAGGTGGCCCGCCGCCTTCCCCTGCGCGGCGGGCCACCGTTTTGAGGAGCGCCGAGCGCTCAATCCCCCTCACGAGGGCTACTACTTATCGGCCAGCCAGACGTCCCGCAAGTCCTGATTGAGGTAGTGGCTGGGGAGCTGGTTCCAGCCTCGTACCTTGGCCCAGTGGGGATTGATCTTGAACCACCAGAGGGTGGGAAACGTGTAGACCTTCTCGCTGAGCACTCGCTTCTCAAACTGGCGGATCAGCTTCATCCGCTCTTTCTTGCTCCTGGCGCGGCTCTGCTTTTCGTACAGCTTGTCCAAGACCGGATCCTCGTAGCGCGAGTAGTTGGCACCGCTTGTCCCCATGGAGAGGAACTTGGAGAGCTGAAGATCCGGCTCGTCCATAAAGCCGCACTCCCAGTCCATGATGGTCTGGAAGTTTCCCTTTTTCCGATCACCGAAGAACGGACCCTTTTCCAAGACCTTGAGCGAGACGTTGAGCCCGATCTTTCGCCACTGGTCGACGAGCCAGATTCCCATATGCTCATACGGCATCGGCAGGTCGCGATTCTTGAAGGTGAAAGAAAACCCCTCGGGAACTCCGGCCTCCTTGAGGAGGCGGCGGGCCTCCTTCCGGGCAGCCTTGATGTCCTTGCCGTAGCCGACGAGCCCCGTCAGCTCTGCCTCGGTCGCGGCAAATTCGGAGCCGGGGCGCATGATGCCTCCCACCGGCTTGATGATGGCGATCCTGGACAGGTACCGTGAAGCCTCCCAGCGGTC
The window above is part of the Candidatus Methylomirabilota bacterium genome. Proteins encoded here:
- a CDS encoding ABC transporter permease — encoded protein: MQRYIIKRFLLMIPTLLGVAVFIFLLMRVIPGDVVELRLTSEGGFVTEEVLATERARLGLDKPLWQQFVNWIWGIVRLDFGTSMWTGRPISHEIGIRLELSLEVAILATVVAILIAIPLGTLAALKQDTWVDYAVRVFSIAGLSMPSFWLGILIILFLLIYFQWVPPMVYTPIWVDPWANLSQIVWPAVAVGYRYSAVSTRMMRSSMLEVLREDYVRTARAKGLWEKVVITRHAMKNALLPVITVIGLEFAFLIGGLVVTEQVFNLNGLGKLLVQSIAQRDYTMTQTLVLLVAVTFVLVNFVIDILYGWLDPRIRYR